A window of the Thermoanaerobaculia bacterium genome harbors these coding sequences:
- a CDS encoding DUF2911 domain-containing protein, whose product MKKSFTIAAGLVLTAGLARGQYVLDLPEASPAASAMQTIGITDVEVRYHRPAVNKRKIWNGLVPYGVVWRAGANEGTTISFSTPVTVEGKPVDAGTYGLFMIPGASRWTLALSRFPGGWGTYSYDPSEDSARVDVSPQPLAEPQERLLYTFDDLADDAATLSLRWEKVRIPVRIAVDVPATVRVSVRDELRGGKHWNADAWAQAARWELAHGGVDAALEMADHALSLAETFSTLRTKAAVLEKKGDSRGAAALRDRAKAIANEAQAIIVAVSTLNAQKKYDDAIAWLSDYAAKHPNSRELWRVHAQLGDTYLARKDRARARAEWDKAMALAHDTAEKVEVQDSINAAGAEGE is encoded by the coding sequence ATGAAGAAGAGCTTCACCATCGCGGCCGGCCTGGTTCTAACGGCCGGGCTCGCCCGCGGCCAATACGTCCTCGACCTCCCGGAAGCGAGTCCCGCGGCCTCCGCGATGCAGACGATCGGGATCACCGACGTCGAGGTCCGCTACCACCGGCCGGCGGTGAACAAGCGGAAGATCTGGAACGGTCTCGTGCCGTACGGGGTGGTCTGGCGCGCGGGCGCCAACGAGGGCACCACGATCTCCTTCTCGACGCCGGTCACCGTCGAGGGAAAACCCGTGGACGCGGGCACCTACGGGCTCTTCATGATCCCGGGGGCTTCCCGGTGGACCTTGGCGCTCAGCCGCTTTCCCGGGGGGTGGGGGACGTACAGCTATGATCCCTCCGAGGATTCCGCCCGCGTCGACGTCTCTCCGCAGCCGCTCGCCGAGCCGCAGGAGCGCCTCCTCTACACGTTCGACGATCTCGCCGACGACGCTGCGACGCTTTCGCTCCGGTGGGAGAAGGTGAGGATCCCGGTCCGGATCGCGGTCGACGTTCCGGCGACGGTGCGCGTCTCGGTTCGGGACGAGCTCCGCGGCGGCAAGCACTGGAACGCCGACGCGTGGGCTCAGGCGGCGCGCTGGGAGCTCGCGCACGGCGGGGTCGACGCCGCGCTCGAGATGGCGGACCACGCGCTCTCGCTCGCGGAAACCTTCTCGACGCTGCGGACGAAAGCGGCCGTTCTGGAGAAGAAGGGAGACTCGCGGGGCGCGGCGGCGCTCCGTGACCGTGCGAAGGCGATCGCCAACGAGGCCCAGGCGATCATCGTCGCCGTCTCGACGTTGAACGCGCAGAAGAAATACGACGACGCGATCGCCTGGCTGTCGGACTACGCCGCGAAGCACCCCAACAGCCGGGAGCTGTGGCGGGTCCATGCCCAGCTGGGCGACACCTATCTCGCCCGGAAAGACCGCGCCCGCGCGCGGGCCGAATGGGACAAGGCCATGGCGCTTGCTCACGACACGGCGGAAAAGGTGGAAGTCCAGGATTCGATAAACGCGGCGGGGGCCGAAGGGGAGTGA